A section of the Thermodesulfobacteriota bacterium genome encodes:
- a CDS encoding metal-dependent hydrolase, with protein MLRTTYYGHACFLLEDGTHRVIVDPFLSGNPKSNAPAGGFPGLSAVLVTHGHADHLGDAVDLSKRYRAPIVAPFELAMFCQRRGATVHPMHIGGSHRFEFGRVKLTIAHHGSAFVDKGTEYTGNPCGFLVTLGGLTVYHAGDTGLFYDMKLLGEMNDIGLALLPIGDNFTMGPEDAAKAVEFLHPRYVVPMHYATFDVLEQDARGFVEKARGLGAEVVVLAPGQSREFA; from the coding sequence ATGCTCAGGACCACCTATTACGGCCACGCCTGTTTCCTGCTGGAGGACGGCACCCACCGGGTCATCGTGGACCCCTTCCTCTCGGGAAACCCCAAGAGCAACGCTCCGGCCGGGGGCTTCCCCGGGCTGAGCGCGGTCCTGGTCACCCACGGGCACGCAGACCACCTGGGCGACGCCGTAGACCTCTCGAAACGCTACCGGGCCCCCATCGTCGCCCCCTTCGAGCTCGCCATGTTCTGCCAGCGGCGCGGGGCCACGGTGCACCCCATGCACATCGGGGGAAGCCACCGCTTCGAGTTCGGCCGCGTCAAGCTCACCATCGCCCACCACGGCTCGGCCTTCGTGGACAAGGGCACCGAGTACACCGGCAACCCCTGCGGCTTCCTCGTGACCCTGGGGGGCCTCACCGTGTACCACGCGGGGGACACGGGGCTCTTCTACGACATGAAGCTCCTGGGGGAGATGAACGACATCGGCCTGGCGCTGCTCCCCATCGGCGACAACTTCACCATGGGCCCGGAGGACGCGGCCAAGGCGGTGGAGTTCCTCCACCCCCGGTACGTGGTGCCCATGCACTACGCCACCTTCGACGTGCTGGAGCAGGACGCGCGCGGCTTCGTCGAGAAGGCCCGGGGGCTCGGCGCGGAGGTGGTGGTGCTGGCGCCGGGCCAGAGCCGGGAGTTCGCCTAG
- the ccsA gene encoding cytochrome c biogenesis protein CcsA, whose translation MDALYPWALRGAAALAVLWGIALVARGRASRLSALVPVGAALGVGLWRTLQTGRPPLTGLHETTLLFGILLVLAAALASFRGEHWRVYGLCVTAAAGLWVVSSFTNPRPAPNLPALQTWWFEIHVATSFAAYASFAVGAAAALAHLAGWERPHNRRVLEGAHRWGFAWFTWGMVSGGIWAYLAWGTYWLWHVKELWSGIVWTYYAGLVHLPHMAGWRGRRQAWASLAGLGLVLFTYLGVGLLMRNTHQF comes from the coding sequence GTGGACGCCCTCTATCCCTGGGCGCTGCGGGGGGCAGCGGCCCTGGCCGTCCTCTGGGGCATCGCGCTGGTCGCGAGGGGTCGTGCATCGCGGCTCTCCGCTCTGGTCCCGGTGGGGGCTGCCCTGGGGGTGGGCTTGTGGCGAACCCTGCAGACGGGGAGGCCTCCCCTCACGGGCCTCCACGAGACCACGCTCCTCTTCGGCATCCTGCTTGTCCTGGCGGCGGCCCTGGCCTCCTTTCGGGGCGAGCACTGGCGGGTGTATGGCCTGTGCGTGACCGCCGCCGCAGGCCTCTGGGTCGTCTCTTCCTTCACCAACCCGCGGCCCGCACCCAATCTGCCGGCGCTCCAGACGTGGTGGTTCGAGATCCACGTGGCCACGTCGTTCGCCGCCTATGCGAGTTTCGCCGTGGGGGCGGCGGCGGCACTGGCCCACCTGGCCGGGTGGGAGCGGCCGCACAACCGCCGCGTGCTCGAGGGAGCCCACAGGTGGGGCTTCGCCTGGTTCACCTGGGGCATGGTGAGCGGGGGCATCTGGGCGTATCTGGCGTGGGGCACCTACTGGCTCTGGCACGTGAAAGAGCTCTGGTCGGGGATCGTATGGACCTACTACGCGGGCCTCGTGCACCTGCCCCACATGGCCGGCTGGAGGGGCAGGCGCCAGGCATGGGCCAGCCTTGCGGGGCTGGGGCTGGTGCTCTTTACCTATCTGGGCGTGGGGCTCCTCATGCGCAACACCCACCAGTTTTGA
- a CDS encoding cytochrome c biogenesis protein ResB, whose translation MNPVLRLLGSLQTTLALVAVLVVLSAWGSVAIQFRPQDYASIEDGVLLEWLRTAGAARPGAAWWVASMAVVAALLALNTCVCVVQRLDRHRRHGRLPARAAFAHLAHLGFLLVLGAHLVGAVAGFRSDGHPAFPGQSFSVEERPGWTFTVSDVQVDFAPQGYPTFLQAGLEARDGEELLAGGPVRVNQPLHAQGVAAYLKGAQPTLRGWYLLLPDGERRLAEVGRPMPLGQGTLVLAEWSRAPDRRIALRLAWDPEGAGRPRPLWVSPAPGQALVLPAAPPLRWGDIAVDTVGIFDIRYDPGAGLALAGSVLLSASLIPLLWPGRRQHPAPPAPSEPDDLA comes from the coding sequence ATGAACCCCGTCCTTCGCCTCCTCGGCTCCCTCCAGACCACCCTGGCCCTGGTAGCCGTCCTCGTGGTCCTCTCGGCCTGGGGCTCGGTGGCGATCCAGTTTCGGCCCCAGGACTACGCGTCCATCGAGGACGGCGTCCTCCTGGAGTGGCTGCGCACGGCGGGCGCGGCCCGGCCGGGAGCCGCCTGGTGGGTGGCCTCCATGGCCGTCGTGGCGGCGCTGCTGGCGCTGAACACCTGCGTCTGCGTGGTCCAGCGGCTCGACCGGCACCGGCGCCACGGCCGGCTCCCGGCCCGCGCTGCTTTCGCCCACCTGGCCCACCTGGGCTTCCTCCTGGTGCTCGGTGCCCACCTGGTGGGAGCGGTGGCGGGCTTTCGCTCCGACGGACACCCGGCCTTCCCGGGCCAATCCTTCTCGGTGGAGGAGCGGCCGGGCTGGACGTTTACCGTATCGGACGTGCAGGTGGATTTCGCCCCCCAGGGCTACCCCACCTTCCTCCAGGCCGGCCTGGAGGCCCGGGACGGCGAGGAGCTGCTGGCGGGCGGGCCCGTGCGGGTGAACCAACCCCTGCACGCCCAGGGGGTGGCCGCCTACCTCAAGGGAGCCCAACCCACCCTGCGCGGGTGGTATCTGCTGCTCCCCGACGGGGAGCGGCGACTGGCGGAAGTGGGACGGCCCATGCCCCTGGGCCAGGGGACCCTCGTGCTCGCAGAGTGGTCCCGCGCCCCGGACCGCCGTATCGCGCTGCGCCTGGCCTGGGACCCGGAGGGCGCGGGACGCCCCCGGCCCCTCTGGGTCTCTCCCGCGCCGGGACAGGCCCTCGTGCTGCCCGCCGCGCCACCGCTCCGTTGGGGGGATATTGCCGTTGATACCGTGGGGATCTTCGATATAAGGTATGACCCCGGCGCCGGGCTGGCCCTGGCGGGTTCGGTGCTCCTGAGCGCCAGCTTGATTCCCCTCCTCTGGCCCGGACGGCGGCAGCACCCAGCCCCGCCGGCGCCTTCCGAGCCCGATGACCTCGCCTGA